The genomic interval AATTCTCCTCGATCGGCGAGGAACCCCAGGACACGACCTACAAGGGCGAGCCGACGAGGCTGGTGATTGGGGATCGCAACGTGATCCGCGAATCGGTCACGCTGCACCGGGGAACGGAGAAAGGGCTCGGTGAGACCGTGATCGGTCACGACAACCTGATTATGGCCTACGTGCATATCGCGCACGACTGCACCATCGGCAACAAGATCATCTTCTCCAACGCGACTTCGCTGGCGGGTCACGTCGAGATTCAGGACAACGTGACCCTGGGTGGCTTTACCCTGGTACACCAGTTCTGTCGGGTGGGGACCTTTGCCTTTACCAGCATGGGCGCGGCGCTTAACCGTGACCTGCCGCCCTACTGCCTGGCCAGTGGCAACTACGCGCGGCTGATCGGGATCAACAAGGTCGGGCTGCGGCGCAATGGCTTCTCCAACGAGGCGATCCAGGCGCTGCATCGGGTCTTTATCCTCGGCATGCGTGGTCGCGCCGGCCGCGAGCGCCATCTGGAGACGATGTTCGACGAGACCGAGGTCCCGGAAGTGCGCAACCTGATCGGGTTCGTGCGTAACAGCCAGCGCGGCATACTTCGTGGCGGGCGGCCGCACTAGGGAAACGCTGATCCCCGAGGCCGGATTCAACCTTGGGACAGATGCCCCTGGCTGAGCAGTTCCTGCGCCATCTCGGCGATACGGCGGTCGGCCCCGCCGTCTCCCAGACGTTCACGGATCGAGGCCAGGGACTCCCGCATCGCGCCGAGCCGCTCCGGGTGTCGCAGCAGGTCGAGCGCGTCCGACGCGAGGCGTTCGGGGTTCGCCTGGCGCTGAAGGTATTCGGGGACCAGTCGTTCGCCCGCGACGATGTTGACCAGGGCGATATTCTCCAGGCGGACCAGGCGGGAAAAGACCGCGTGGCTAAGCCCTCCCATTCGGTAGAACACCAGCATCGGCGCCTGGAGCAGTCCGGCCTCGAGCGTGGCCGTGCCCGAGGCAATCAACAGCAGATCGGCACCCGCCATCAGCGCGTGCGTGCCATCCTCGCCCGAGACAAACGAGATCGGCAGGCCGTCGCGCGGCGCCAGTGCGTCCAGGCGCGACGGGTCCACTCCCGGGGCCAGCGCGACCACGAAGCGCAGTGCGGGCTCCTCCCCGTGCATCCGTCGCGCGGCCTCGACCAGGAGCGGCCAGTGGCGCTTGAGCTCTCCGCTGCGGCTGCCGGGCAAGAGCCCGATCACGCGTTCATCTTCGGCGACGGCGATCTGTTCCGCTAACGGTACGGTGGGTTCCTGGACCCGGTCCACCAGTGGATTGCCCACGTAGCGCACCGGGACGCCGGCACGTTCGTAAATCTCGGTTTCGAACGGAAACAGCACCGCCATCGCATCGACGCACTGCTGAATCCGGCGGATTCGCCCGGATCGCCAGGCCCACAACTGGGGGCTGACATAGAACAGGACCGGGATACCCAGGCGTCGTGCATGTGCCGCCAGGCGCAGATTGAATTCGACGTAGTCGACCAGGACCAGCAGGTCCGGACGGTTGTGCTCCAGGTGGGTACCCATGCGCCGGAACAGTCGGCGCAGGCGCGGGTAGTTCACCAGGACGTCGACGAGCCCGACGACCGCGAGTTCCTCGACATCAATTAGCGTCTCGACACCCGCATCGCGCATCTGGGCGCCGCCCATGCCGGAGTATCGGACTTCGGGCTCCAGGATCGCGAGTTCGCGTACCAGCCCGGCCCCCAGGGCATCGCCGGAGCTCTCTCCGGCGCAGATGACCACGTGGCGTCGCATGGGGCCGGGTCTGTCTCGGCGCTTAGGCGAGGGCGCGCCGGATGGTGTCGCAGATCATCTCGATCTGGCCGTCCTCGAGCTCGGGGAACACCGGAAGGGACAGGCAGCGTGCGGTGACGGATTCGGTGACCGGAAGACTCGCAGGCAGGTTCGGCAGATCCGCGAAGGCTTTTTGCTGGTGCAGCGGGACCGGGTAGTAGATCGCGTGCGCGATCTCGGCCTCTTTCAGGGCTTGCATGATCGCGTCACGGTGATCGGTCAGAAGCGTGTACTGGTGGTAGACATGCGTACCGATACCGTCTTCGTGCGGGGTCTGAACTGGCAGGCCCTCCAAGCCCTTGCGGTAGCTGGCGGCGACGCGCCGGCGCTGGGCGTTGTACGCGTCGATGTGCGGCAGTTTCACCCGCAGGATTGCCGCCTGCATCTCGTCCAGGCGGCTGTTGTAGCCCACCTCGTCGTGGTAGTAGCGCTCGCTGGACCCGTGGTTGCGCAGTCGCTTCAGGGCCTCGGCCGAGGTCGGGCAGCTGGTGGTGACCAGACCGCCGTCGCCGAAGGCCCCGAGGTTCTTCGAGGGGAAGAACGAGAAGCAGCCAAAGGCATTGGCGGACCCGGTCTGCGCGCCATCGATGGCGGCGCCAAAGGACTGGGCGCAATCCTCGACGATCAGGAGCTTGTGGCGTTCGGCGATGGCCTGCAGGCGTGGCAGGTCGGCCGGCTGTCCGAACAGGTGCACGGGAATGATTGCCTTGGTGCGTTCGGTGACCGCCGCTTCGACCCGCTCCGGGTCGATGTTGAAGGTATCGGGATCGATGTCCACGAACACCGGATCGGCCCCCACATAGCGAATTGCCTCGGCGGTGGCGATGAAGGTGAATGGCGTGGTGATCACCTCGTCGCCCGGGCCGATGCCTGCGGCGGCCAGGGCCAGATGCAGCGCATCCGTCCCCGAGGCGCAGGTAATCGCATGTTCCACACCGAGATAGCGCGCCAGCTCGTCTTCCAGCGCCTGGACATTGGGGCCCAGGACGTAGCGGGCCCCGGCCAGGACCTCCTGCAGCGCGGCATCGATTTCGGGACGCAGGCTCTGGTACTGGCGCTGCAGGTCGACCATCGGGATCACGGCTTGACTCCTGTGCGAGTGTTTTCGAGGTGGCTGTGGGGGCCGTCGGCCTGGCCCATCACGTTGAGGTTCTGATAGACGAGCTTCGTGATTTGCTCGGCGGTGGCCAGCGCGCGCTGGCCGTCGCGGCCGCTGACCACGACCGGGCCTTCGCCGCGTACGGCGGCCACGAAGGCGCGGATCTCGGCGAGCAGGGCATCGGCCTCGTCGAAGACGCTCTCGTCCCGGTGGATCTCCGGGGCACCGGTCTCCGGATCGGGCGCGCCGATGTGGTTGAGCGACAGGATGCGGTTCTGAAAGTCCACCGAGGCATAGGCATGCGACTGGAAGATGCGCATGCGCCGCTCGGACTTGTTGCTGACGCGCGAGGAGGTGACGTTCGCCACACAGCCGTTGGCGAACTCCAGGCGGGCGTTGGCAATGTCGATGTCCTGCGTGAGCACACGGGCGCCAGAGGCACGGACCTCGGTTAGCGGTGAGTCCGTCAGGGACAGGATGATATCGATGTCGTGGATCATCAGATCCAGCACGACCGAGACGTCAGTCGCGCGGGGCTTGTAGGGCGCCAGACGGTGCGATTCGATAAAGCGCGGATGCAGCGGATCGTCGGTCAGTCGGCGCAGGGCGGCATTGAAGCGTTCCAGGTGCCCGACCTGCAGCACGACCCCTTTGGCCTCGGCCAGCTGGTTCAGGGCCTCGGCCTGTTCCAGCGTCGCGGTAATCGGTTTTTCCACCAGCACATGGCACCCGGCGTCGAGAAAGTCCCGGGCGATGTCGTAGTGCAGGGTGGTCGGCGCGGCGATCGAGACCGCATCGACCTGCCCGAGTAGTTCGCGGTGATCGGTGACCGCGGCGCAGCCATGTTCGGCGGCGACACGCTCGGCGGTGGCGGCATCGGCATCGGCTACGGCGACCAGTTCGGTCTCGGGCAGGGCGGCGTATTTGGCGGCATGCCATTTGCCAAGGTGACCGACGCCGATCGCGGCGCAGCGCAGGGGATTCTGAGACATGGGCGGGCTCGAGGTTCGTGGGGCGTGTGCTAGGATTTCCGGCGCTATTGTAACGGATCGCCCGGACTGCGCATGTCCGCGATCCATTCCCGCTATTGTCCAGGGAAACACGGGTTTCAGTGTTCCCTTGGTGTCCAGGCCCGATCGGGGGTTCGATGTCCGCAAACAGGGTGGCAAACGCTTGGGTCGCGGGCGTCGACGAGGTGGGACGTGGCCCACTGGCGGGGCCTGTGGTGGCGGCCGCGGTGATCCTGCCGGAAGGTTTTGAGGCACCGGGACTGACCGATTCCAAGAAGCTCTCGGCGCGTCGCAGGCAGGCGCTGGATGTCGAGATTCGCGAACGCGCGGTGGCCTGGGCGCTGGGGCGAGCCGAGGCGGCCGAGATCGACGCATTGAACATCCATCGCGCGACCCTGCTGGCGATGCAGCGCGCGGTGGCCGCATTGTCGCAGGTGCCCGATCACCTGCTGGTCGATGGGCGCTTTACGCCAGAGGGCCCCTGGAGCGCCGAGGCGATCGTCGGCGGGGATGGCTCCGTAGCAGCAATCAGCGCGGCCTCGGTCATCGCCAAGGTGGCGCGCGACGCGGAGATGACGGCCCTGCACGAACGCTATCCCGACTACGGCTTTGATCGCCATGCAGGCTACCCGACGGCCTACCACCGAGACGCGCTGGCGCGCCTCGGGCCGTGCGTGGAGCACCGTCGCAGCTTTGGGCCGGTGGCGCGGGCGCTGGCCGCTGTTACGGGGGAAGGGGCATGAGCAGCGAATGGCACAACCCCGGCTTTGTGCACCTGCGGGTGCACTCCGAGTATTCGCTGATCGACGGACTGGTGCGCCTGAAGCCGCTGGTCGCGGCGGTCGCGGAGAAGGGCATGCCCGCCGTCGCGGTGACCGATCACTGCAACCTGTTCGGGCTGGTGAAGTTCTATCGGGCGGCCATTGCCCAGGGTGTGCAACCGATCATCGGGGCTGATCTGCTGGTGCGGGACGCCCGTGCCGACGGGAGCGTGGCGCGCATAACCCTGCTGGCGCAGAACGACCCCGGCTACCGCAACCTCACCCGACTGATTTCGCGTGCCTGGCAGGAAGGGCAGGAAAAGGGCATCCCCAGGATCGACGCCGAATGGCTGGACAGCGCGGCCGAGGGCCTGATCGCCCTGTCGGGTGGCATCGATGGTCTGTTCGTGAGCGGCTCCGGGGTGGCGCGCGCACTGACCCAGGATGAGCTTGGCCCCTGGCTGAAGCGTTTTCCCGGGCGCTTCTATCTGGAGCTGACGCGCACCGAGCGCCCGGGCGAGGAGGCCTGGATCGAGCAGGCCCTGACAGCGGCGGAGCAGTTCGATCTGCCGGTGGTGGCGACCAACGACGTGCGCTTTCTCAAGGCCGAGGATTTCGAGGCCCACGAGGCGCGTGTCTGCATTCATGACGGCACCACGCTGGATGACCCCTCGCGTCCGCGGCGCTACTCGGAAAACCAGTACCTTGCCAGCCCGGAGGAGATGGCGGAACGCTTCTCGGATATCCCCGAGGCCCTGGCAAACTCGGTGGCAATCGCGCGGCGCTGCAGCGTGAGCCTGACGCTTGGGGAGTCAGTGTTGCCGGATTTCCCGGTGCCGGAGGGATACACCGTCGAGGATCACCTGCGGGAGACCTCCGCGAAGGGGCTCGCGGCACGGCTGGAGCGTTTCCAGTTCGCCGAGCGTTCGGAGTACGACGAACGCCTGAAGCTCGAACTGGACGTGATTTGCCAGATGGGTTTCCCCGGCTACTTCCTGATCGTGGCCGACTTTATCCAGTGGGCCAAGGACAACGGCATCCCGGTGGGCCCGGGGCGTGGCTCGGGCGCGGGTTCGCTGGTCGCCTATGTGCTGGGTATTACGGACCTGGATCCATTGCGTTATGAGCTTCTCTTTGAGCGCTTTCTTAACCCCGAGCGCGTCTCCATGCCCGACTTCGATGTCGATTTCTGCATGGAGAAACGCGACGACGTGATCGACTACGTGGCCGAGCGCTACGGCCGCGACAAGGTCTCGCAGATCATCACCCACGGCACTATGGCCGCGAAGGCGGTCGTGCGCGACTGTGGCCGCGTACTGGGCTATGGCTACGGCTTTGTCGACCGTATCGCCAAGCTGATCCCGTTCGAGCTGGGCATGACCCTGGGCAAGGCCCTGGCCGAGAGCGAGGACCTGAAGGCGCAGTACGATCAGGACGAGGAGGTGCGCGGGATCATCGATCTGGCGCTCAAGCTCGAGGGGCTTACGCGCAACGCGGGCAAGCACGCCGGTGGCGTGGTGATCGCCCCCTCGGCGCTGACCGACTTCTCGCCGCTGTACTGCGAAGACGATGGCGGCTCGCTGGTGACCCACTTCGACAAGGACGACGTCGAGGCCGTGGGCCTGGTGAAGTTTGACTTCCTCGGGCTGCGCACGCTGACGATCATCGACTGGGCGGTCGAGAACGTGCGCAAGATGGACCCGGAGGCCCGCATCGACCTGGATGCGGTCCCGCTGGATGACCCCGACACCTTCAAGCTGCTGAAGGCCTACCAGACCACGGCGGTGTTCCAGCTGGAATCGGGCGGGATGAAGGATCTGATTCGGCGCCTCCAGCCGGACAGCTTCGAGGACATCATCGCGCTGGTGGCCCTGTACCGGCCGGGCCCGTTGCAGTCGGGGATGGTGGACGACTTCATCGACCGCAAGCACGGTCGCGCGCAGGTGGAGTACCCGCATCCGGATCTGGAGCCGATCCTGCAGCCGACCTACGGCGTCATCCTGTACCAGGAGCAGGTCATGCAGATCGCCCAGGTCCTGGCGAACTACACCCTGGGCGGCGCCGACCTGCTGCGCCGTGCGATGGGCAAGAAAAAGCCCGAGGAGATGGCCAAACAGCGCCAGATCTTCATGGAGGGCGCGCTGGGGCGTGGGGTCGAGGAGGGGACCGCGACCTACATCTTCGACTTGATGGAGAAATTCGCCGGCTACGGCTTCAACAAGTCGCACTCGGCCGCCTACGCCCTGGTCGCCTATCAGACCGCCTGGCTGAAGGCGCATTATCCGGCGCCGTTCATGGCGGCGGTGCTGTCCGCGGATATGGACAACACCGACAAGGTCGTGGGCCTGATCGAGGAATGCCGGAACATGGGCCTGAAGGTCCTGCCGCCGGACGTGAACCAGTCGGACTACCGCTTTACCTGCCTCGATGCGCAGACGGTGGTCTATGGCCTCGGGGCGATCAAGGGCGTGGGTGAGTCTGCGATCGACACGCTGTTGAAGGCACGCTCGGCGGACGGGTCCTTCCACGGGCTGATCGACCTGTGCCAGCGCGTGGACCTGTCCAAGCTCAACAAGCGGGTGCTGGAGACGCTGGTGCGCGCGGGTGCGCTGGATGCGATCGGTGCGAACCGCGCGACGCTGCTGAACGACATCCCCACGGCCGTGGCCGCGGCGGAACAGACCGAGCGCAATGCGAGCCTGGGTGTGGTGGACCTGTTTGGCGATCCGGCGGCTGCGGTGGTCCCGGAGAGCGAGACCCTCCCGGAGATGGAGGACGACGATCGTCTGCGCGGGGAGAAAGAGACGCTCGGCCTGTACCTGACCGGACACCCGGTCGAGCGCTATCGCGCCGAGCTCAAGCGGTTGACGGGCAGTACGTTCGCGGATCTGGAGGCGAAGC from Thioalkalivibrio sp. ALJ12 carries:
- a CDS encoding Gfo/Idh/MocA family protein, with the translated sequence MSQNPLRCAAIGVGHLGKWHAAKYAALPETELVAVADADAATAERVAAEHGCAAVTDHRELLGQVDAVSIAAPTTLHYDIARDFLDAGCHVLVEKPITATLEQAEALNQLAEAKGVVLQVGHLERFNAALRRLTDDPLHPRFIESHRLAPYKPRATDVSVVLDLMIHDIDIILSLTDSPLTEVRASGARVLTQDIDIANARLEFANGCVANVTSSRVSNKSERRMRIFQSHAYASVDFQNRILSLNHIGAPDPETGAPEIHRDESVFDEADALLAEIRAFVAAVRGEGPVVVSGRDGQRALATAEQITKLVYQNLNVMGQADGPHSHLENTRTGVKP
- a CDS encoding DegT/DnrJ/EryC1/StrS aminotransferase family protein; this translates as MIPMVDLQRQYQSLRPEIDAALQEVLAGARYVLGPNVQALEDELARYLGVEHAITCASGTDALHLALAAAGIGPGDEVITTPFTFIATAEAIRYVGADPVFVDIDPDTFNIDPERVEAAVTERTKAIIPVHLFGQPADLPRLQAIAERHKLLIVEDCAQSFGAAIDGAQTGSANAFGCFSFFPSKNLGAFGDGGLVTTSCPTSAEALKRLRNHGSSERYYHDEVGYNSRLDEMQAAILRVKLPHIDAYNAQRRRVAASYRKGLEGLPVQTPHEDGIGTHVYHQYTLLTDHRDAIMQALKEAEIAHAIYYPVPLHQQKAFADLPNLPASLPVTESVTARCLSLPVFPELEDGQIEMICDTIRRALA
- the lpxB gene encoding lipid-A-disaccharide synthase, encoding MRRHVVICAGESSGDALGAGLVRELAILEPEVRYSGMGGAQMRDAGVETLIDVEELAVVGLVDVLVNYPRLRRLFRRMGTHLEHNRPDLLVLVDYVEFNLRLAAHARRLGIPVLFYVSPQLWAWRSGRIRRIQQCVDAMAVLFPFETEIYERAGVPVRYVGNPLVDRVQEPTVPLAEQIAVAEDERVIGLLPGSRSGELKRHWPLLVEAARRMHGEEPALRFVVALAPGVDPSRLDALAPRDGLPISFVSGEDGTHALMAGADLLLIASGTATLEAGLLQAPMLVFYRMGGLSHAVFSRLVRLENIALVNIVAGERLVPEYLQRQANPERLASDALDLLRHPERLGAMRESLASIRERLGDGGADRRIAEMAQELLSQGHLSQG
- the rnhB gene encoding ribonuclease HII, which translates into the protein MSANRVANAWVAGVDEVGRGPLAGPVVAAAVILPEGFEAPGLTDSKKLSARRRQALDVEIRERAVAWALGRAEAAEIDALNIHRATLLAMQRAVAALSQVPDHLLVDGRFTPEGPWSAEAIVGGDGSVAAISAASVIAKVARDAEMTALHERYPDYGFDRHAGYPTAYHRDALARLGPCVEHRRSFGPVARALAAVTGEGA
- the lpxA gene encoding acyl-ACP--UDP-N-acetylglucosamine O-acyltransferase encodes the protein MIDPRADVHPSAELDSSVEVGPFSVIGPNVRIGAGTRVGPHVVIRGPTEIGRENRIFQFSSIGEEPQDTTYKGEPTRLVIGDRNVIRESVTLHRGTEKGLGETVIGHDNLIMAYVHIAHDCTIGNKIIFSNATSLAGHVEIQDNVTLGGFTLVHQFCRVGTFAFTSMGAALNRDLPPYCLASGNYARLIGINKVGLRRNGFSNEAIQALHRVFILGMRGRAGRERHLETMFDETEVPEVRNLIGFVRNSQRGILRGGRPH
- the dnaE gene encoding DNA polymerase III subunit alpha, with product MSSEWHNPGFVHLRVHSEYSLIDGLVRLKPLVAAVAEKGMPAVAVTDHCNLFGLVKFYRAAIAQGVQPIIGADLLVRDARADGSVARITLLAQNDPGYRNLTRLISRAWQEGQEKGIPRIDAEWLDSAAEGLIALSGGIDGLFVSGSGVARALTQDELGPWLKRFPGRFYLELTRTERPGEEAWIEQALTAAEQFDLPVVATNDVRFLKAEDFEAHEARVCIHDGTTLDDPSRPRRYSENQYLASPEEMAERFSDIPEALANSVAIARRCSVSLTLGESVLPDFPVPEGYTVEDHLRETSAKGLAARLERFQFAERSEYDERLKLELDVICQMGFPGYFLIVADFIQWAKDNGIPVGPGRGSGAGSLVAYVLGITDLDPLRYELLFERFLNPERVSMPDFDVDFCMEKRDDVIDYVAERYGRDKVSQIITHGTMAAKAVVRDCGRVLGYGYGFVDRIAKLIPFELGMTLGKALAESEDLKAQYDQDEEVRGIIDLALKLEGLTRNAGKHAGGVVIAPSALTDFSPLYCEDDGGSLVTHFDKDDVEAVGLVKFDFLGLRTLTIIDWAVENVRKMDPEARIDLDAVPLDDPDTFKLLKAYQTTAVFQLESGGMKDLIRRLQPDSFEDIIALVALYRPGPLQSGMVDDFIDRKHGRAQVEYPHPDLEPILQPTYGVILYQEQVMQIAQVLANYTLGGADLLRRAMGKKKPEEMAKQRQIFMEGALGRGVEEGTATYIFDLMEKFAGYGFNKSHSAAYALVAYQTAWLKAHYPAPFMAAVLSADMDNTDKVVGLIEECRNMGLKVLPPDVNQSDYRFTCLDAQTVVYGLGAIKGVGESAIDTLLKARSADGSFHGLIDLCQRVDLSKLNKRVLETLVRAGALDAIGANRATLLNDIPTAVAAAEQTERNASLGVVDLFGDPAAAVVPESETLPEMEDDDRLRGEKETLGLYLTGHPVERYRAELKRLTGSTFADLEAKLEQRPDDSGQQGRRGRQETVRIAGLVVGVRVRNTQNGRMGIATLDDRSGRAEIVLFNDDFTTYRDRLEPDTLLVAEGTVALDDYAGGIRMRARAVYTLDEARAQWARALHLCLEGVHAEQVQNLRGLMEEYRDGQCRVHLCYRRDGFEAELSLPEAWAIRPDERLLRNLQQSLGPGCEAQVLYGR